In one Cervus elaphus chromosome 9, mCerEla1.1, whole genome shotgun sequence genomic region, the following are encoded:
- the LOC122699984 gene encoding olfactory receptor 2V2-like, whose translation MEIWLNQSSSDDFVLLGIFSHSPTDLVLFSAVMMVFIMALCGNVLLICLIYMDSRLHTPMYFFLSQLSLMDLMLVCTNVPKMAVNLLSGRKSISFVGCGIQMGLFVSLVGSEGLLLGLMAYDRYVAISHPLHYPILMSQRACLQIVGSSWAFGIIDGLIQMVVVMTLPFCGLKEVDHFFCEMLSLLKLACADTSIFENFAFVCCIIMLFLPFSIIVASYARILRTVLHMRSAQAGKKSLATCSSHLTAVFLFYGAAMFIYLRPRSYRAPSHDKVVSIFYTVLTPMLNPLIYSLRNQEVMGALKKGLDRCRIGNQT comes from the coding sequence ATGGAGATATGGTTGAATCAATCATCTTCAGATGACTTTGTCCTCTTAGGCATCTTTTCCCACAGTCCCACTGACCTTGTTCTTTTCTCAGCAGTCATGATGGTCTTCATAATGGCCCTCTGTGGGAATGTCCTCCTCATCTGCCTCATCTACATGGATTCTCGACTTCATacacccatgtacttcttccttagTCAGCTCTCCCTCATGGACCTGATGTTAGTCTGCACCAATGTACCTAAGATGGCGGTCAACCTCCTGTCTGGCAGGAAGTCCATCTCCTTTGTGGGTTGTGGCATACAAATGGGTCTTTTTGTCTCGCTCGTGGGATCTGAAGGGCTCTTGCTGGGACTCATGGcttatgaccgctatgtggccattaGCCATCCACTTCACTATCCTATCCTCATGAGTCAGAGGGCCTGTCTCCAGATTGTTGGGAGCTCCTGGGCCTTTGGGATAATAGATGGTTTGATCCAGATGGTGGTAGTAATGACATTACCTTTCTGTGGCTTGAAGGAGGTGGACCACTTCTTTTGTGAGATGTTATCCTTATTGAAGCTGGCCTGTGCAGACACATCTATTTTTGAGaactttgcttttgtttgctgCATCATCATGctgtttcttcccttctccaTTATCGTGGCCTCCTATGCTCGCATCCTGAGAACAGTGCTCCACATGCGCTCTGCTCAAGCTGGTAAAAAGTCTCTGGCCACCTGTTCCTCCCACCTGACAGCTGTGTTTCTCTTCTATGGGGCAGCCATGTTCATCTACCTGAGACCTAGGAGCTACCGGGCCCCAAGCCATGACAAGGTGGTATCCATCTTCTACACAGTCCTTACTCCTATGCTCAACCCTCTCATTTATAGCTTGAGAAACCAAGAGGTGATGGGAGCCCTGAAGAAGGGGCTGGACCGTTGCAGAATTGGCAACCAAACCTGA
- the LOC122699983 gene encoding olfactory receptor 2V2, translating to MEIWLNQSSTDDFVLLGIFSHSPTDLVLFSAVMMVFIMALCMNVLLIFLIFVDPQLHTPMYFFLSQLSLMDLMLVCTNVPKMAANFLSGRKSISFVGCGMQIGLFVCLVGSEGLLLGLMAYDRYVAISHPLHYPILMSQRVCLQIVGSSWVFGIIDGLIQMVVVMTFPYCGLREVDHFFCEMLSLLKLACIDTSIFENVIFACCVFMLFLPFSIIVASYARILRTVLHMHSAQAVRKALATCSSHLTAVFLFYGAAMFIYLRPKRYRAPSHDKVVSVFYTVLTPMLNPLIYSLRNREVMGALRKGLDRCRIVNQH from the coding sequence ATGGAGATATGGTTGAATCAATCATCCACAGATGACTTTGTCCTCTTGGGCATCTTTTCCCACAGTCCCACTGACCTTGTTCTTTTCTCAGCAGTCATGATGGTCTTCATAATGGCTCTCTGTATGAATGTCCTCCTCATCTTCCTCATCTTCGTGGATCCTCAACTTCATacacccatgtacttcttccttagTCAGCTCTCCCTCATGGATCTCATGTTGGTTTGTACCAATGTGCCCAAGATGGCAGCCAACTTCCTGTCTGGCAGGAAGTCCATCTCCTTTGTGGGTTGTGGCATGCAAATTGGCCTTTTTGTCTGTCTTGTGGGCTCTGAAGGGCTGTTGCTAGGACTCATGGCTTATGACCGATATGTGGCCATTAGTCACCCACTTCACTATCCCATCCTCATGAGTCAGAGGGTCTGTCTCCAAATTGTTGGGAGCTCCTGGGTTTTTGGGATAATAGATGGTTTGATCCAGATGGTGGTAGTAATGACATTTCCATACTGTGGCTTGAGGGAGGTGGACCACTTCTTTTGTGAGATGTTATCCTTGTTAAAGCTGGCCTGTATAGACACATCCATTTTTGAGAATGTGATATTTGCCTGCTGTGTCTTCATGctgtttcttcccttctccaTCATTGTGGCCTCCTATGCTCGCATCCTGAGAACTGTGCTCCACATGCATTCTGCTCAGGCTGTCAGAAAGGCTCTCGCCACCTGTTCCTCCCACCTAACAGCTGTGTTCCTCTTCTATGGGGCAGCCATGTTCATCTACCTGAGACCTAAGCGCTACCGGGCCCCAAGCCATGACAAGGTGGTCTCTGTCTTCTACACAGTCCTTACTCCTATGCTGAACCCCCTCATTTATAGCTTAAGAAATCGGGAGGTGATGGGAGCCCTGAGAAAAGGGCTGGACCGTTGCAGGATTGTCAACCAGCACTGA